A segment of the Trifolium pratense cultivar HEN17-A07 linkage group LG7, ARS_RC_1.1, whole genome shotgun sequence genome:
ATacgacataaaaaaaatatactatgctatatatagtatatataaatatgatattgCAGGTGAtcatatataattgaaaaaaaatgaattgaatatcataaacatattaaattgaaaaatagatgacaacgaattaaattaaaatctattattatattatttggaaCTATTTTTTCAAGGAAATTTGTACACATGACATTATAAAGATGATTCTCTTCTCTTGTGCATTTAACAATTAATTCTCACTTAGTCAAAAATGTAACAccccaaaaattaggattttctctattttaattatttaggtgtggtgttgattgacgatatttgtttaattattttgtgtggaaattaattaattaattgataaataaaaataaaataacgaTGTTgctaattagaaaataaaataaaaattaaaagaaataggagtagaaaattatatattgaGGTGTGAAAGCATAGTAGGAGGTGTAGATAGGAAGTTGGGAGAGGCAGGGATGAGAAAGGAATAAACACGGTTTTAATTTCCATTGAAAGAAATAAACATAGTTTAATTTCCATTGAAAGGAATAAACATAGTTTTAATTTCCATTATTAggttttaataataataataggctGAGTTAATTTAAATAGACAAAACAAGAGAGAGGTCAGGATACTGAACAAGGAAAACAACAATACAGtgtgagaatagagagagcacGTAAGGGAAGAAGAGAAGGGAAAGAAGGGAAGCCTCAGAGCTCAAGCTTAGGAAAATCACTACCAATCCAAGTAAGGGTGTTTTAACGAATTTACTCTAAGACTGAAATTCTAGTATTCATGAATATAGTTTCCTTTCCTTTGTTTCGATTCTTTTATGAGTATTGGATTGAATCATGTTCCTGTTTACTTTGTTGTGTTAATGTATAATTACGGTTTGTTCGAATTTCGACTTACATTCTGATACCTGATGATTTATGAATTAGTTGAATCCTGCGTGCTTCAATTCGATTGGTGAAAAGAGTTGTACAGGAAATTCTGCATATCTCTGGCTTATGCGACACTGCTATTGAATTCTGAATTTAGTGATTGGATCAGTTCACGTGTTATTGCTTTTCTTTTATGTGTTTAGTTCTAATATTGAGGAGGACATATATGATGCTTTGAATTAGCTAACTAGTCAATGAGATTGGATGATGTGTTGTTCATTATTATTACTTAATTATTCTTGTTTTGAATAGGATGGCTCGGTGATGATATGATCACAAGGTATTATGATTAATTGGAACACCTTGagttgttttaaaataaaataaaaaaaaggaacagTGATGAAATTATGGATTGGTATCATGGTGAATTGGTTGTTGACCGTATATTGGATGTTAGTAAGTAGTAACTTAactggtttatttatttttgatacGAAAATTATGCAGTTGTTTATGGCCGTTGTTATAAGCCGTTTGTCGTGTTGTTATGGTGGCCATCGAGCTGCCGTTTGCCGTGTTGTTATGGTGACCGTTGTGTTGCCGTTTGTCGTGTTGCTATGGTGGTCGTTGTGCTGCCGTTTGTCGTGTTGCCATGGTAGCCGTTGCGCCGCCGTTTGTCGTGTTTCTGTTATTATAGTTATGAgttgctttattttattaattattgagTTGACCCCGTTGTGTTTGATTCTTCAAAGACGATGACATTTTGTTTTGCtgacttctatttttttttactataactTGTGTTGTTATTATTTTCGGTTTCTTATGTGATTTAGTTACTGACCCCTTGTTTCCTTCTGGCTTGGCCCTACGGTGTGTAACCGTAGATTTTTCAGGTAACAGATGAGTCTTAGCTGTCGAATGTCGAGGATGGCTATAGGATgctatcttctttttttgttttcaataaattaaatcgCTCTGATAGGAGGCCAATTGGGAGGAGAACTCTTATTTACATTTTCAgttattattacaaaaaaaagaaaactgttGTAATTtcagttgtttttttttatctaagaCTATTGAACCATGTTATTCGTTTTAGTGATTTTCAATTCAGGCTACAggattcataatttttaacttttaatttttcgCTGCAATTTTACGCCATTTAGAAATTAATTGAAGCTGAGTAACACTCTCAgtaaataaatcatttaatttttataaataaaaatcaagggaatttgagggtgttacaattggtatcagagcaattCGGTCTAGTCGGACCAAGTCATGTTGTTACTAAATCCAAATTTTTCAGAAATGGCAGGACGTAATGATCGAGCGATCGCGAACGCATTGACTGCCGTTGCTCAGGCTCTTCAGGGAAATCAAAATCAGCAAGGAGGTAATGATGAGCGCAGACTAGAACGGTTTATGAAGCAAGAGCCTCCCAAATTTAATGGAGGTCACAATCCTGATGATGCTTACAAGTGGTTACAAGAGATTGAAAGGATCTTTCGGGTCATGGAGGCGACCGATGCACAGAAAGTGATGATGGCTACTCACCGATTAACTGATGAAGCCGACTTCTGGTGGGACAATACACGTGAGAGGATGATAGCTGTTGGTACCCTTATGACTTGGAACAACTTTAAGAATGAATTCTTGGCAAAATATTTCCCAGCTGACGCAATGACTAAGAAGGAGATTGAGTTCCTGAAACTAGAGCAAGGCAGTATGACTGTAGCTGAATATGCTAGGAAGTTTGAAGAACTATCACGATTTTGTCCTCACATCAATGCAGTGGGAGCAGAAGGTtctaagtgtgtcaagtttgagGGCGGCCTGCGCCCAGAGATTAAGAAAGCTGTTGGTTATCAGGAGATCCGTAATTTTGCTGCGCTTGTCAACAAAAGTAGAATTTATGAAGAAGACTCCAAGGCAAGTTCAAGGTACTACAAGGCCTCGAGTGAAAAGAGGCATGCGGATCAGAATCGCAACAAACCATATGATAAGTCGAGGGTAGACCAGGAAGGTAAGCAAAAGTCTGCTAATGGGCGTGAAACTAGTGGGGGAGGGAATTCTAACCCTTCCAGGTGTTTTAAGTGCGGTGAGATTGGGCACCATGTGGCAGAATGCCAAGAGACGAAGTCAAAATGCTTCAGATGTGGAAGGCTAGGACACATGGCCAACGAGTGTAGGAGTTCGACTGTGACTTGTTTTCGCTGTGGGGAGCCGGGACATACCCGTCCCCAATGTGGAAAGCCAAAGAGAGGACCGGATACTACGCCTGCCAAAGGGAAGGTGTTTGCCTTGCTCGGAGATGGACCAAATACTTAAGGTAATTTTCGAGGACGAAAATTTTAttagtgggggagagttgtaacaccccaaaaattaggattttctctattttaattatttaggtgtggtgttgattgacgatatttgtttaattattttgtgtggaaattaattaattaattgataaataaaaataaaataacgaTGTTgctaattagaaaataaaataaaaattaaaagaaataggagtagaaaattatatattgaGGTGTGAAAGCATAGTAGGAGGTGTAGATAGGAAGTTGGGAGAGGCAGGGATGAGAAAGGAATAAACACGGTTTTAATTTCCATTGAAAGAAATAAACATAGTTTAATTTCCATTGAAAGGAATAAACATAGTTTTAATTTCCATTATTAggttttaataataataataggctGAGTTAATTTAAATAGACAAAACAAGAGAGAGGTCAGGATACTGAACAAGGAAAACAACAATACAGtgtgagaatagagagagcacGTAAGGGAAGAAGAGAAGGGAAAGAAGGGAAGCCTCAGAGCTCAAGCTTAGGAAAATCACTACCAATCCAAGTAAGGGTGTTTTAACGAATTTACTCTAAGACTGAAATTCTAGTATTCATGAATATAGTTTCCTTTCCTTTGTTTCGATTCTTTTATGAGTATTGGATTGAATCATGTTCCTGTTTACTTTGTTGTGTTAATGTATAATTACGGTTTGTTCGAATTTCGACTTACATTCTGATACCTGATGATTTATGAATTAGTTGAATCCTGCGTGCTTCAATTCGATTGGTGAAAAGAGTTGTACAGGAAATTCTGCATATCTCTGGCTTATGCGACACTGCTATTGAATTCTGAATTTAGTGATTGGATCAGTTCACGTGTTATTGCTTTTCTTTTATGTGTTTAGTTCTAATATTGAGGAGGACATATATGATGCTTTGAATTAGCTAACTAGTCAATGAGATTGGATGATGTGTTGTTCATTATTATTACTTAATTATTCTTGTTTTGAATAGGATGGCTCGGTGATGATATGATCACAAGGTATTATGATTAATTGGAACACCTTGagttgttttaaaataaaataaaaaaaaggaacagTGATGAAATTATGGATTGGTATCATGGTGAATTGGTTGTTGACCGTATATTGGATGTTAGTAAGTAGTAACTTAactggtttatttatttttgatacGAAAATTATGCAGTTGTTTATGGCTGTTGTTATAAGCCGTTTGTCGTGTTGTTATGGTGGCCATCGAGCTGCCGTTTGCCGTGTTGTTATGGTGACCGTTGTGTTGCCGTTTGTCGTGTTGCTATGGTGGTCGTTGTGCTGCCGTTTGTCGTGTTGCCATGGTAGCCGTTGCGCCGCCGTTTGTCGTGTTTCTGTTATTATAGTTATGAgttgctttattttattaattattgagTTGACCCCGTTGTGTTTGATTCTTCAAAGACGATGACATTTTGTTTTGCtgacttctattttttttactataactTGTGTTGTTATTATTTTCGGTTTCTTATGTGATTTAGTTACTGACCCCTTGTTTCCTTCTGGCTTGGCCCTACGGTGTGTAACCGTAGATTTTTCAGGTAACAGATGAGTCTTAGCTGTCGAATGTCGAGGATGGCTATAGGATgctatcttctttttttgttttcaataaattaaatcgCTCTGATAGGAGGCCAATTGGGAGGAGAACTCTTATTTACATTTTCAgttattattacaaaaaaaagaaaactgttGTAATTtcagttgtttttttttatctaagaCTATTGAACCATGTTATTCGTTTTAGTGATTTTCAATTCAGGCTACAggattcataatttttaacttttaatttttcgCTGCAATTTTACGCCATTTAGAAATTAATTGAAGCTGAGTAACACTCTCAgtaaataaatcatttaatttttataaataaaaatcaagggAATTTGAGGGtgttacaaaaaacaaaacaattaagtatcatattaaattaatttcatcCAATGAATTATTTTCGgttttaacaattattttttggtttacaattaAGGCATGTTTTAATTAGAATATGTctgaaaattctaaaaaaagaagaaaaaagtatgTAATTTAAATTCAAGGAAGAGCGATGTTGATAATTAGTGTATTAATATTGTAACATCCCAACTTTGATAAAAGGGAAAATTATTAGTTAGAGCTATAGACTTATGTTTATTAAAGTGCTTCATATATGGAGGTGATTTATGTTAAATGGTAATTGAAGGACAAGTTGGTAATTTGAGCATGAAGAGTATTTAATTGCCTAACCACTCCAAGATCACTCATTTTCTATCCAATTCATTTCTCAGTAACCATTCCAATACTCCCTCTTCTCTCTCACGCCTTCTCACTCACACTCTAACCATTCTCTTCAATTCAAGCTTTGAACCAAGGAAAGGAAGCATGGATTCTTACATGCAATCATGGTAGCAACTTCTCTAGTCATAAGTAAACAAGGTAACAGACTtaccttttcattttctttaacATAATCCTTGTAAATTCCCTTTTTAATTATTCAACCAAAATCTGATGAGTACTTCCTTCCTTTTGAATTGAGAGCTTGTATGTGAGTTATAGTAGCCAAGGAGTCATGGGTTCATGTTTGAAGCTTGAAGTCTTGATTGGTGACTTTTGAAAGAGATTGTGTTGAATTTCGTTTTTGGATATTCTTTCAGAAAAACAGTAAGTACTCCTTCCCTGCAACTCCAACCGAGTTAATTCTTTAAGTTCTGTAAAGCTAACGAATTTACCCTCGTTGGCATATCAAATTTTATCGGATTCGGAGTTACAATGCATTATGTAGGTGATGTTTAAGTTGAAGATACGAAACAggatttctgcagaaaatgtGTTTGGACAGTGCTGCACTTAAAGGTTAACTGCGCCCTCTCTATAACTCGGTTTGATATTCCGTTTGCTTCTATGGatagctaactcgattacggtcgcTATGGTTCCGGTTTTGTGAATTTTCAATAAGGGATGAGGTCTGTATGAATTTTTGAAGTTGATGCTCCAATGCAGTATTCTGCAGAAAGTTATGGGTACGGGTTTGAAGCATTTCGATTGCAATTATGCATATCGGCGAGCTCTGGAAATGACAATGGTTTTGTTCAAGCGTAGTTGCAGGTGGGTTCCCTTAGAGCCTTAAACTCTAGTTAGTTTTAGCTCTTTTAGTTTCCCCAAATTATGAATCTTGCATGATAACATAAGAATTAGGGTGAATTGTGTATGAGAGGAGCTTAATCCCAAAGCTTCTCTCCGTTTTAATTATGTGATATATCTGTAATGTTCATGGCTAATAAGGAAAGGGATTGTGATAATGATTTTCTGCAAAACGGATGGAAATTGTAAAAACAGAGTAATGAACTGATTGCCTCGCTAAGCGAAATGGTACTCGCTAGGCGAGAATGTCAGCTCATACTATGTAGAATTTAAAATTATGAACAAACTCACGTTTTTGAATCCCCTACATTTTTAGTACATTTTCTGTGAATAATACAggtataataattaattaaaatgttaagTACACGTTAAGTTAAGATAATCAGGATATCAGGACAAGTTAGCTACCCCAGGGAGGGAAATTCATGGGTAGGATAACAATCAGGATATTAAGTTAAGAAAGTCAGTCAATCATGGTGGTTACTTATGTACCACGTTATGGGATTCGAGGAATCCAATCATGTTACGATTGTGAGCTTCATGCCGTGTCGATGCGTGTAATCATCGACGACGGATATGTCAGACCTCTGAGATCGGCTCACCTCAGAGTGTCTTAGTTATGTTAAAATGAACAAGATAATTAATTTGTGTTACacctttatattattatgtttatgaaatcatgttatgaaattatgttaGAGACTGACAAGCAGGATCAAGGAACTATTAGTTCATCAGTTGCCCCCGGTGTAGACACCAATAGTAACTGGGTAGTAGGAATCCACTGAGACGAAGTGACGTGTCTCATCCCCCACTTATTTGATTTCAGATAAGCAGGTTGTTCGAGGATCGAGGCCTTGAGGCATGAAGATTCGGATACGTGGATTATGTTATGAAGCTGACGTTATGTTAACCTTATATTTGTATAAGATTCGGTTCATTTATGTTCAGTTGTTAGCTCGATCATGTATtcatttgttggattttgtAATCCTATTCACGTATTTGGTCTTTGTGTAAATGAAATTAATGTTTCTCGATTCAGTTATGTTCACTCTTGTCGCTATTCTAGATAAATCGACAAGGGGTGTtataattggtatcagagcaggtcgattCAGTATCGGACCTTGCCGCGGATCATTAAAATTCAATCTGAAGTAGTACGGACCCTTTGGAGTCTGGACTGTTTACGCTGAAATCATCGCGTGCTGAGCCCGATCAACTCAGTATCGTGTATGGTAGGCAGGGTATTACGGTCGAGAACCGAAGTGGACCAAGGAGGTCGAGTAGTAAGAACGAAGTAGAAGCGCGAACTCCGATGGAAGTATGAATGGAGACCGTTAGAAGCGGAT
Coding sequences within it:
- the LOC123895860 gene encoding uncharacterized protein LOC123895860, which translates into the protein MAGRNDRAIANALTAVAQALQGNQNQQGGNDERRLERFMKQEPPKFNGGHNPDDAYKWLQEIERIFRVMEATDAQKVMMATHRLTDEADFWWDNTRERMIAVGTLMTWNNFKNEFLAKYFPADAMTKKEIEFLKLEQGSMTVAEYARKFEELSRFCPHINAVGAEGSKCVKFEGGLRPEIKKAVGYQEIRNFAALVNKSRIYEEDSKASSRYYKASSEKRHADQNRNKPYDKSRVDQEGKQKSANGRETSGGGNSNPSRCFKCGEIGHHVAECQETKSKCFRCGRLGHMANECRSSTVTCFRCGEPGHTRPQCGKPKRGPDTTPAKGKVFALLGDGPNT